The window TCGTCGAGTTAGAGAAGGAGGTCACCGTCGAAGAGGTCAACGCGGCCCTGAGAGAGGCGGCCGACGAGGGAAGATTCGAGGGCATACTCGACTATACCGAGGACCCCATCGTTTCGATAGATATCGTCGGAAACTCTTACTCATCGATAGTTGATGGCCTCTCCACTATGGCCAATGGAAAGACCGTCAAGGTTCTCTCCTGGTACGATAATGAGCTCGGTTATTCCTGCCGGGTCGTCGATTTGATCGGTTATATCTCCAGTTAAATCGCAATCTCTTTATAGGGAAATCAATTGAGCGCGGGGGTCATGCTTCATGTTTAGCAAGAAGACGATTCGTGATGTCGATCTCAAGGGCAAGAGGACGCTGGTCAGAGTCGATTTCAACGTGCCACTAACCTTGGATCGCAAAGTTAGCGATGATACCAGGATAAGGGCGGTTCTCCCTACCATAAATTATCTAATTGATGAGGGGGCAAAGGTGGTGCTCGTCTCACACCTTGGCCGTCCCAAAGGACAGGTCGACGAGGCTGTCCGGCTTGACCCAATAGCCAAAAGGCTCTCCGAGCTCTTGGGCAAAGAAGTCAAGAGGGCGGATAAGACCGTAACCAGTGAAGTCAAGGCGATGGCCGACTCTTTGAAGGATGGCGACATCCTCCTTTTGGAGAACGTCCGCTTCAATCCCGGCGAGAAGGAGAACGACCCTGAGTTTGCAGGAAAACTTGCCAGCATGGCCGACATCTTCGTAAATGACGCCTTTGGAACCGCTCATCGCTCTCATGCTTCGACGGTTGGCGTGACAAGTTTTCTCCCGGCTTACGCCGGTTTTCTTTTGGAGAGGGAGGTTAGGGAGCTCTCAAGACTCCTTGAAAAACCAGAAAAGCCTTTCATGGCCGTGCTGGGAGGCAATAAAGTATCTGACAAAA of the Actinomycetota bacterium genome contains:
- a CDS encoding phosphoglycerate kinase; amino-acid sequence: MFSKKTIRDVDLKGKRTLVRVDFNVPLTLDRKVSDDTRIRAVLPTINYLIDEGAKVVLVSHLGRPKGQVDEAVRLDPIAKRLSELLGKEVKRADKTVTSEVKAMADSLKDGDILLLENVRFNPGEKENDPEFAGKLASMADIFVNDAFGTAHRSHASTVGVTSFLPAYAGFLLEREVRELSRLLEKPEKPFMAVLGGNKVSDKIGVIDKFLDIVDAILTGGGICFSFLKAKGVAIGESICQDSELDHCLTMMKKAEDKGVELLLPVDVVIAKEISADIESRIVSVDEIPEGWMCLDIGPKTIEIYRNYLAKAKTIFWNGPMGVFEIDAFSAGTKAVASAVVGSGATSIVGGGDSDAALRKFGLEEKASFVSTGGGASMKLLEGSPLPGLEALLSV